A region from the Hippopotamus amphibius kiboko isolate mHipAmp2 chromosome 15, mHipAmp2.hap2, whole genome shotgun sequence genome encodes:
- the LOC130836879 gene encoding olfactory receptor 2W3: MDGTNESTQGNFILLGFSDRPRLERILFVVILIAYLLTLVGNTTIILVSWLDPHLHTPMYFFLTHLSFLDLSFTTSSIPQLLYNLSGCDKTISYTGCAIQLFLFLGLGGVECLLLAVMAYDRFVAVCKPLHYMAIMNSRLCLGLVLVAWGCGVANSLAMSPVTLRLPRCGHRSVDHFLCEMPALIRMACVNTAAIEGTVFVLAVGIVLSPLVFILVSYGYIMRAVLQIQSTSGRQKAFNTCGSHLTVVSLFYGNIIYMYMQPGNSSSQDQGKFLTLFYNIVTPLLNPLIYTLRNKEVKGALRKLLLCDKEIGKE, encoded by the coding sequence ATGGATGGAACCAATGAGAGCACCCAGGGAAATTTCATCCTTTTGGGGTTTTCTGACCGCCCCCGTCTGGAGAGAATCCTCTTTGTGGTTATCTTGATTGCATATCTCCTGACCCTCGTGGGCAACACCACCATCATCCTGGTATCTTGGctggacccccacctccacacccccatgtacttcttcctcacccacctctccttcctggacCTGAGTTTCACCACCAGCTCCATTCCCCAGCTGCTCTATAACCTGAGTGGATGTGACAAGACCATCAGCTACACAGGCTGTGCCATCCAGCTCTTCCTATTCCTGGGCCTGGGTGGTGTGGAATGCCTACTCCTGGCGGTCATGGCATATGACAGGTTTGTGGCCGTGTGCAAACCCCTGCACTACATGGCGATTATGAATTCACGGCTTTGCCTGGGCTTAGTGTTGGTGGCCTGGGGCTGTGGGGTGGCCAACTCATTGGCCATGTCCCCAGTGACCCTGCGCTTACCCCGCTGTGGGCATCGCAGTGTGGACCACTTCCTGTGTGAGATGCCCGCCCTCATACGAATGGCCTGTGTGAATACAGCTGCCATCGAGGGCACTGTCTTTGTCCTGGCAGTGGGCATTGTGCTGTCACCCCTTGTGTTCATCCTGGTCTCCTATGGCTACATCATGAGGGCCGTGTTACAAATTCAGTCAACATCAGGGAGGCAAAAGGCCTTCAACACCTGTGGCTCCCATCTCACAGTGGTCTCACTTTTCTATGGAAACATAATTTACATGTACATGCAACCTGGAAACAGCTCTTCCCAGGACCAAGGCAAGTTTCTCACCCTCTTCTACAACATTGTCACCCCACTCTTGAATCCCTTGATCTATACCCTTAGAAACAAAGAGGTGAAGGGAGCCCTGAGGAAGCTGCTGCTGTGTGACAAAGAGATAGGGAAGGAGTAA